In Gossypium raimondii isolate GPD5lz chromosome 12, ASM2569854v1, whole genome shotgun sequence, a single window of DNA contains:
- the LOC105765740 gene encoding ubiquinol oxidase 2, mitochondrial isoform X1, producing the protein MMMSRGYTRLASSMFTMVSPRFFSTAATRGVLSNDMVKAPAVGLGVRCRSSMAAIVGGDKEQEKKQAVGGGGGSAKDDKEIVSYWGLDPTKVSKEDGSPWKWTCFRPWDTYRADLSIDLKKHHAPVTVLDKMAYWTVKSLRWPTDLFFQRRYGCRAMMLETVAAVPGMVGGMLLHCKSLRRFEHSGGWIKALLEEAENERMHLMTFMEVSDPRWYERALVFAVQGVFFNAYFLGYIISPKFAHRVVGYLEEEAIHSYTEFLKELDNGNIENVPAPPIAIDYWRLPPNSTLRDVVLAVRADEAHHRDVNHFASDIHYQGRQLKEAPAPLGYH; encoded by the exons ATGATGATGAGTCGTGGTTACACCAGGTTAGCCAGCTCCATGTTTACAATGGTCAGCCCTCGATTCTTTTCCACAGCAGCAACACGGGGGGTCCTTTCCAACGACATGGTGAAGGCTCCCGCTGTTGGACTTGGCGTGCGCTGCAGGAGCTCTATGGCGGCCATAGTTGGTGGTGACAAGGAGCAGGAGAAGAAACAAGCAGTAGGCGGCGGCGGCGGCTCCGCCAAGGATGACAAAGAGATCGTCAGTTATTGGGGCTTGGATCCAACTAAGGTGTCCAAAGAGGACGGCTCCCCATGGAAGTGGACCTGCTTTAGG CCATGGGATACATACCGGGCAGACTTGTCAATAGATCTGAAGAAACATCACGCACCGGTGACTGTGCTTGACAAAATGGCTTATTGGACTGTCAAATCTCTTAGATGGCCTACAGATCTTTTCTTTCAA CGGAGATATGGTTGCCGAGCAATGATGCTGGAGACAGTGGCAGCAGTGCCAGGAATGGTGGGAGGAATGCTATTACACTGCAAGTCATTAAGGAGATTTGAACACAGTGGAGGTTGGATCAAAGCACTGTTGGAAGAGGCTGAGAATGAACGTATGCACCTAATGACATTCATGGAGGTGTCGGATCCTAGATGGTACGAACGTGCCCTTGTATTTGCTGTCCAAGGTGTATTCTTCAATGCTTACTTCTTGGGGTATATTATATCACCTAAATTTGCCCATCGAGTGGTGGGATACCTTGAGGAAGAAGCAATCCACTCTTACACCGAGTTCCTCAAGGAGTTGGACAATGGTAACATTGAGAATGTGCCAGCTCCACCTATTGCTATTGATTACTGGCGCTTGCCCCCTAACTCCACTCTGCGAGATGTTGTTTTGGCTGTGAGGGCAGATGAGGCACATCACCGTGATGTTAACCATTTTGCATCG gATATACATTATCAGGGACGTCAGCTGAAGGAAGCTCCTGCTCCGCTCGGTTATCACTGA
- the LOC105765740 gene encoding ubiquinol oxidase 1a, mitochondrial isoform X2 — MMMSRGYTRLASSMFTMVSPRFFSTAATRGVLSNDMVKAPAVGLGVRCRSSMAAIVGGDKEQEKKQAVGGGGGSAKDDKEIVSYWGLDPTKVSKEDGSPWKWTCFRRRYGCRAMMLETVAAVPGMVGGMLLHCKSLRRFEHSGGWIKALLEEAENERMHLMTFMEVSDPRWYERALVFAVQGVFFNAYFLGYIISPKFAHRVVGYLEEEAIHSYTEFLKELDNGNIENVPAPPIAIDYWRLPPNSTLRDVVLAVRADEAHHRDVNHFASDIHYQGRQLKEAPAPLGYH; from the exons ATGATGATGAGTCGTGGTTACACCAGGTTAGCCAGCTCCATGTTTACAATGGTCAGCCCTCGATTCTTTTCCACAGCAGCAACACGGGGGGTCCTTTCCAACGACATGGTGAAGGCTCCCGCTGTTGGACTTGGCGTGCGCTGCAGGAGCTCTATGGCGGCCATAGTTGGTGGTGACAAGGAGCAGGAGAAGAAACAAGCAGTAGGCGGCGGCGGCGGCTCCGCCAAGGATGACAAAGAGATCGTCAGTTATTGGGGCTTGGATCCAACTAAGGTGTCCAAAGAGGACGGCTCCCCATGGAAGTGGACCTGCTTTAGG CGGAGATATGGTTGCCGAGCAATGATGCTGGAGACAGTGGCAGCAGTGCCAGGAATGGTGGGAGGAATGCTATTACACTGCAAGTCATTAAGGAGATTTGAACACAGTGGAGGTTGGATCAAAGCACTGTTGGAAGAGGCTGAGAATGAACGTATGCACCTAATGACATTCATGGAGGTGTCGGATCCTAGATGGTACGAACGTGCCCTTGTATTTGCTGTCCAAGGTGTATTCTTCAATGCTTACTTCTTGGGGTATATTATATCACCTAAATTTGCCCATCGAGTGGTGGGATACCTTGAGGAAGAAGCAATCCACTCTTACACCGAGTTCCTCAAGGAGTTGGACAATGGTAACATTGAGAATGTGCCAGCTCCACCTATTGCTATTGATTACTGGCGCTTGCCCCCTAACTCCACTCTGCGAGATGTTGTTTTGGCTGTGAGGGCAGATGAGGCACATCACCGTGATGTTAACCATTTTGCATCG gATATACATTATCAGGGACGTCAGCTGAAGGAAGCTCCTGCTCCGCTCGGTTATCACTGA